In the Candidatus Bathyarchaeota archaeon genome, AAAACATATAGCGAACTGAAAGAATTAGATCTTCCCAGCTCCTACCAGATTATGAAAAGATTGAGAGAGGCTGGTTTTATAAAAATAAGTCATCCTCATGGCTTGTTTCACGCCAGTGCGCTATCCCGTTTTACTGTTTCTTACTACCATTCATTCGTCCATGGCCTTAAAGCTTATGTAGAAAAAACTGGTAGTTCGTGGTTTACGGAATATTCAATAACTCCCCATCTAAATCGTTATTGGAAAGAAAGATTTGATAAATCCATAGATCCAGAGGAGACACGTCAATTAATTGAAAAGGGTATAGGAACGGGAGATATCAGAAAAAGCAAAAGTCAATGGAAGCTATATAAATTGATTAGGGATCCATTCAGACGTTTGAGTTCCGGAAGGAAGATCCTTAATTTAATTGAGGAAGGTTATGACTATGTTCCAATGATGGCAGAAAGGAGCAGATTGTCTTTAGCATCCATTTATAAGATTCTAGAGAGGCTGAAAAAGAGGAATTTAATAGAAGAGCGCAAGGAGCAGGTTACAATTGAGTTAACGGAGAAAGGGGAAAGACTCGCTGATTGCTTGTTCAAGATAAAAAAATGCGTGATGCATTACATATATACCCACGAGATCGACTTAGAAAAAAGAGTTGAGATTGGGAGAAG is a window encoding:
- a CDS encoding MarR family winged helix-turn-helix transcriptional regulator, whose protein sequence is MEEQDRAPFSLNDYVAQLFEKTLYVVKNSRRRSILEAFNNHKIMSTKDIQQHLKEKGLLKNTRGYTKGRIRENHLILLIETRMLKEPEDNIFEITSFGRDIKGIISKVKEFDALPIPSHHELYPERALLELRDGKKTYSELKELDLPSSYQIMKRLREAGFIKISHPHGLFHASALSRFTVSYYHSFVHGLKAYVEKTGSSWFTEYSITPHLNRYWKERFDKSIDPEETRQLIEKGIGTGDIRKSKSQWKLYKLIRDPFRRLSSGRKILNLIEEGYDYVPMMAERSRLSLASIYKILERLKKRNLIEERKEQVTIELTEKGERLADCLFKIKKCVMHYIYTHEIDLEKRVEIGR